Proteins co-encoded in one Salvelinus sp. IW2-2015 linkage group LG17, ASM291031v2, whole genome shotgun sequence genomic window:
- the LOC111977197 gene encoding uncharacterized protein: MAHVPKVKLAGGLEICRILNGMWQVSGAHGPVDHPKAVQAMQAYIDAGLTTFDMADIYGPAEEIFGHFNSQLKSKPSYDAAPPLQGLTKWVPRPGPMDRKVVEKALQRSMARMQVDSLDCVQFHWWNYSDNRYLHALGHLSDLQQDGLIRELALTNFDTQRLEEITNKGIRVSSNQVQYSLIDQRPAVKMEAVCLSHGIQLLTYGTLAGGLLSERYLGKAEPTSRVELNTASLSKYKKVIDGWGGWGLFQELLVVLDGVAQGHSCSIANVATRYILDRPAVAGVIVGCRLGVAGAEHIKDSLHSCSPELELTAQDLRTIDGVLQRSRDLMSLIGDCGDEYRN; this comes from the exons atGGCTCATGTGCCCAAAGTTAAGCTGGCAGGGGGCTTGGAGATCTGCCGCATCCTGAACGGCATGTGGCAGGTATCAGGTGCTCATGGTCCGGTGGATCATCCCAAAGCAG TGCAGGCGATGCAAGCCTATATTGATGCTGGCCTAACAACTTTTGACATGGCAGATATCTATGGACCAGCGGAGGAGATTTTTGGACACTTCAACAGCCAG CTGAAATCGAAACCCAGCTATGATGCTGCACCACCCCTGCAGGGTTTGACCAAATGGGTGCCACGACCTGGACCAATGGACCGCAAG GTTGTGGAGAAGGCATTGCAGCGTTCCATGGCCCGTATGCAGGTGGATTCTCTGGACTGTGTGCAGTTCCACTGGTGGAACTACAGCGATAATAGATACCTGCATGCCCTGGGGCACCTGTCTGACCTGCAGCAGGATGGACTCATAC GAGAGCTGGCCCTCACCAACTTTGACACTCAGAGGCTTGAGGAGATCACAAACAAAGGGATCAGAGTCTCCAGTAACCAG GTGCAGTACTCTCTGATTGACCAGCGGCCCGCTGTTAAGATGGAGGCGGTCTGCCTGTCTCACGGCATCCAGCTCCTCACCTATGGAACTCTGG CTGGTGGTCTACTCTCAGAGCGCTATCTGGGGAAGGCGGAGCCTACAAGCAGGGTGGAGCTCAACACTGCCTCCCTCAGTAAATACAAGAAGGTGATTGATGGCTGGGGAGGATGGGGGCTGTTCCAGGAGCTGCTGGTTGTCTTGGACGGTGTTGCCCAGGGCCACAGCTGCTCCATTGCCAACGTGGCTACCCGCTACATTCTGGACCGGCCAGCAGTGGCTGGAGTCATCGTGGGCTGTCGTCTCGGCGTTGCTGGGGCGGAACACATCAAGGACAGCCTGCACAGCTGCAGCCCAGAGTTGGAGCTCACGGCGCAAGACCTGCGCACCATAGACGGCGTGCTGCAGCGCTCGCGTGACCTCATGAGCCTCATCGGAGATTGTGGAGACGAGTACAGGAactag